GCAGCACCGGCCGTCCACGGATCAGTCCATCCAGCGGCGCAGGCTCGGGCCGTTCTGGATTTTGCGCTGCCGCCGCGAGGTCCGGGCCACGGTGGGAGGTGGCGGGCGATGAGCTTCCTTTCGTTTGACGGCGATATGCGGAGTTTTCCTGGGCTGGATATCTATCTGGCTCGTGGAGATCAGTCGTTGGTGGACCGTGCCACTCGGTCTGCCCTGGCCTCGACCGGATACGAGATGTCCAAGTCGCATGGCAGACAGAAGAGGGGAAAAGTCCCGTCTACTCCGTATTGGGAAAAGGGATTGCTTTGGTACGAGGCCGAACGGCTTCCGAAGTTGAATCCGCATTCCCTGGTGCTGTCCCTGGCCATGACCCGGGCCGCAAACGGTCTGGGTGGCGGATGGGTCCACAAGTATGTGGGGCGTGGCAAAAAAAAGAAACGGCTCAAGCATTTTGAGCGCGTAGGCAAAAAAAGGCGCGGGACCGGAGGCGGCGACGACACCATCCCCTTCCGCCGGGTGCGAAACTCCTTGCGTTACCACGTTCACGAAAAAGACAAGATGGTTCAAATCGGTTTTTTGCAAGGCGGCTCGCTGAATTGGAACCTTTCGCAACTGATCGCCCGGCAGGCGGACGAGACAAACATTGCCATGAGCGACGCCATGCGGCGGTTTTTCTTTGCGGCCGGATTTCCGCGCCGTAAGGGCGGCGCGGTCAAGCGACCCGCCAGACCGTGGTTTTCCCAAACCATTGAGAGAAACCGCGGCGAAATCATGGACCACTTTCGGGCCCGCTTTTTCGGGGCGCTGGAACGCTACGCCACGGGAGCGGCTAAATCATGACCTCGGTGGAAATCCTGGAACGTGCCCTGGTGGCGCTGGGAAATAACGCCCCCCTGCTGGCCTGGTGCCAGGAGCACTACCGCCGCGCGCCCTTGGTGGATTTCGATCCGGACGACGACGCGCCGAAAAACCCGGACACGTATCCGCTGATCGAGATCCGCGAACTGGCGCACGAGTCCGAGAACGCCAGCGACCAGACCCAGGTGCTCGGATGGGTGGTGGGCATGGCTATCAAAGATGACCGGAAAACAACGTTTGCCGGATGCGAGCGCCCGGCAGGCAAAATCCGAATCCGGCAGCTTCGGCTGCTGGTCGAGGCGGCGCTGAAATCGGCGGCGCTCGGAAAGGTGCAGACCGGCGGCACGGTGGAAACGGAAAACCTGCACCCGCTGTATGCCGCCGCAACAACGGTGCAAATCACGTTCAAATAGGGAGGAGACGCCATGGCTGGTTACGTTGCTTCTGGGATTCTGTACGGAGGAATCATCAATGCCCCGCTGAAAAAATTGGGCAACTGCCGCAAATTCGCCATCACCCCAAACGCGACCATCAAAAAGCGGACATCGAAAATGATCGGCACCTACGGCCAGGTGCTCGATTCGGCCAGCATGGCGGAACCGGCCAAGTTGGTGATCGAGATGGACGAATGGAACACGGACAACCTGCGCGACGCAGCCATGGGCACGGTTATCGAGGCCACCCAGGAGGCGGGCAACGACGTCGAAAAATCGTTCGACCTGACCACCGTGGAGCACGGCGGCTACTACGACCTGGGCAAGCGCCGGGTGTCCGGCGTGTCGGTCACTGTGGCCAGCGTGACCAAAATCGAGGGCACGGACTACGAGCTGGATGCCGAGATCGGGTACATCAAATTCCTGGAGCACATCGGATCGACCGGCAGCGCCGTGGTGACCTTCGACTGCGCCGCCATCGCCGCCGGGGCCATCATCTTGGGCGGCACCGAGTCCACCATCAAGCGTCACTATTTGCTGCGGGCGCACAACGAGGTGGATGGATCGCATTGGGAAATCGAGGTCTGGGAGGCGACCCTGAAGCCGACCAGCGAAACCGACTATCTGGCCGACGATTATTCGGTCCTGGGCTTCGAGGGTGAGATGAACACCCCGACGGGGAAGACCAGCCCCTACGAGACCCGCAGATTCCCGGCCGCCGCGTAAGGAGTCCGCATGCTGCGCAAGGAAAAGGACATTAAGATCAACGGGGAGCGGGTCATGGTCTTTGAACTGGACGTGACCCAGCTCCCGGACGCCATGGTCCTGATGGACGTGCTGGTCAAACATTCGGCCGAGCCGCTGCTGGAGGTAATCCGGTCGGTGTTTACCGAGGCCCGGGACACGGCCATGCGGCTTTTGTCCGGTGCGACGGACCAGGGCGCAGCCGCCTGCGGGTTCGGCGGGGTGGCCCTGGTCCGTGTGGTGGAGGCGTGGCTGGAGGTGAACACCGATTTTTTCGACCTGATGTTCGCCCAGGCCACGCAAAGCCCCGGCGAACACCCCGAAACGGAGGCCGGGACGCCTCCCCCGACCGCTTAAAAAACCTGGCCGAGGCCGTGGACCGCCTGATGGAGCGCGGCCACGGCCCGGCCGTCTACAGCTACGGCTATGGATGGTTTCGGCGCTGCTTGGAAGTGGCGAAAGCGGACGAGAAAATGCGTTGCAAAATGCGACGGAACGAGCGGGCAGCCTGCTTCGTGGACATGCGGATCGCCGCGCACGCGAAAACGGATGATGCGCAGTCGCACCTGCGGGAACTGACAGGGAAGGCACCGGATGGCGTCAAATATCTTGGATATCAAGATCAAGGC
Above is a genomic segment from Desulfolutivibrio sulfodismutans DSM 3696 containing:
- a CDS encoding phage tail tube protein, yielding MAGYVASGILYGGIINAPLKKLGNCRKFAITPNATIKKRTSKMIGTYGQVLDSASMAEPAKLVIEMDEWNTDNLRDAAMGTVIEATQEAGNDVEKSFDLTTVEHGGYYDLGKRRVSGVSVTVASVTKIEGTDYELDAEIGYIKFLEHIGSTGSAVVTFDCAAIAAGAIILGGTESTIKRHYLLRAHNEVDGSHWEIEVWEATLKPTSETDYLADDYSVLGFEGEMNTPTGKTSPYETRRFPAAA